The sequence TAGTTTTTATTTTCATCTGATTTTCCATCAGCAACATATTCTTTATTTCTAAATTCATATCCGTAATTTAGATATACGCTCCAAGAATCATCTATTTTGTAATTAGATTTTAAATAAACTCTTGTTCTTCCAAAATCTTCATATCTAGAAGCAGAAGATTTTTCTTCATCTTTAAATTTATCATCAACTGTTAAAGTATGTCTAATTTCAGTATTTAATGATAATTTTTCTCCTTTATATAATGGAGCATAGAATCTTAATTGGTGTTCAAAACTTTGTTCTAAATCACCAGATTTTAATCCACCATTAGTTTTAGTTACATCAATAAACCAACCAAGTTTAATTCCATTATATTGAACTCCGATAGGATAAATTTCCCCTTTCCAAGTATCATTTTTTCCTTCATTAGTTTGATACCAAACATCAGCTGCTCCCCATAACATATTATGGTTCCATGCTCCTCTTAAATACCATCTATCATAATCTTTTTCACTTCTTAATCTAGCTCCTAAACTATAGTTACCAAAATTTTTCATAGCATCTAATTGAAGTCTTCCAGTTACAGAGTCAACATATTCTGTATCCATATTCCATCTTTTAGCTCCAGTTACTCCAAAAGACCAATCTTTATATTGTAAATTTACTATAGTTCCAAAGAAAACAGATTCTCCAATATTAGAACTACCAGAATCATTTTCTATTTCAACTTCTTGTCCTATTGATGTTATTTTTAAAGCTGATTCTTCAGCAAAAGCAGTAGCTGACATTACACCTAAAGCAGCTAATAAAAGTGCTAATTTTTTCATAATATTATTCTCCCTCCAGAAACTTTATATAATTTTTGTAAAAGTATTACGAATAATTATTCATAAATTTTTCACAAAACTCCCATGCATGCATTATAAAAGAAATTTCCTTTTTTGTAAAGAAAAAAAATAAAAAATTATTATACAAATAATATATGATATGCAGAAAAACAATACTTAATATATAAAAAAGCTCTAAAAAATTCCCAAATAAAAATGGTTACGAGCACATATATAAAATAAATAACTATATTATAAAAAATATTATTCATCTTAGTTATAATGTATATTAATTATTTAAAGTGTATTAAAAATAAAAAAAATGTTGACAACTAATCATAATAAATGTATATTTTAGTTATGAACACGAGTACAATAAAAATTTAAAGATGGGGTTATTAAAAGGTAGGAGGAATAATTATGAAAAAATTTGTTTTTGCTGCAATAGTATCTGCACTTGTTTTAACTGGATGTTCTTCAAATAATGTTAGAACAGCAGGAGTAGAAAGAAAAGTAACTTGGGAATATGCAGGAAGTCTTCCAGCACAAAAAGGATTTGAACACAATATAGGAACAGCAGGAGTATTATCAGGAGTACTTGAAGGAAAATATGTAGTAGTTGGTGGAGGAGCAAACTTCCCTTATGATTCAGTTTTAAATGGAGGAGCAAAAAAACTTTACTCTGACGTTTACTTACTAGAAGAAAAAGATAATAAACTTGAAGTTGTTGAACACATTAATCTTGATAATGAAATTGGATATGGAGCATCTGTAACTGTAGAAAATGGAGTATACTATATTGGAGGATCAGCTAATGCTGATGCAGATAACGATATTCTATTCCTATCTATGAAAGATGGAAAATTAAATGCAGAAAAAGTTGGAGATCTACCATTTACACTTCAAAATGGAGCAGCAGTTGAACACAATGGAAAACTTTATGTAATGAGTGGAAAACAAGGTGGAAAAGCAACTAATAAAATGTATTCATATGATTTAGCTACTAAAGAAGTTGTTGAATTAGCACCAGTTCCAGGACAAGCTACAAGAACTCAAGCAGTTTCACAAGTATTAAATGGAAACTTATATGTATTCAGTGGAGGAGATGCAATAGCATATACTGATGGATACAAATATGATTTCGATAAAAATGAATGGACAGAAGTTGCTTCTGTTGAACTAAATGGAAAAGGAATCTCTCTATTAGGAGCTAACTCAGTAAAACTTAACGATAAAGAAATGTTAGTTATTGGAGGATTCAATAAAGAAGTTTATGATAATGCAGTTGCAAATTTAGGATCATTAAAAGGTGAAGCATTAGCAAACTTTAGAGCAGGATACTTTGGAGCAGATCCAGCAGAATTTAACTGGAACAGAGAAGTTTTAGTATATAATGCTGAAGCAAATACATGGAAATCTTTAGGACAAATTCCGTTTGACGCACCTTGTGGAGAAGGACTTGCAGTAATTGGAAATAAAATATTCTCAATAAATGGAGAAGTTAAACCAGGAGTAAGAACACCTAGAATGTATACAGGAACTTTACTTGCTAAATAGATTTATTTGGAAAACAGGGAAGATTTATATCTTTCCTGTTTTTTTATTTTCATAATGTGTTAATTTTAAACAAACAGCACTTTAAATATTTAAAAAAAAGTAAAAAAAAACATTGACAAAGATTAAAATATGAGTTATTCTTATACTAAGATATTAATGAACACGTGAACAATTTTTTAAGAAGGTGATTTTTGTTATGATTACGCAAAAAGAAATTGCAGAAAAATTAGGAATCAGTAGAACAACAGTTGCCAGAGCTATAAATGGAAGTTCATTAATAAAAGAGGAAACTAAAAAAAAGATTTTAGAATTAGTTAAGGAGATGAACTATGAAAAAAATTTAATAGGAAGCTCTTTAGCTATAAGAAAACCAAAGTTAATATATGGCTTAGTTATTGAGTCAAAAAATGAGTTTTATACTCAAGAGATAATAAGAGGATTAGAAAATGCTTCAAAAGAGTATGGAGCATATAACTATAAGATAAAAATTCAGACAACAGATATTAATGATCCAGAAACTCAGATAGATAAATTAAAGGAACTTTTAAAAAATGAAGAGATAGATGGAATCATTATAACACCTTTAAATAAAGAAAAAATATATGACTTATTAAAACCTTATTTAGAAAAGATAAAAGTAATTTCAGTTGGAATTAGGCTGCATGAAGAGATACCACATATAGGACCAGATCATAAAAAACAAGGAAAAATTGCTGGAGCAATTATAAGTAGCTTACTTAGAAAAAATGAGAAGCTTTTAGTTTTAGATAATGGAGATGATAGAATATCATCAAAGATGTATCTTGAAGGATTTGTTGAGAGAGTTGCAGAAACTGAGATAAAATTAGTAGGGCCATTTTTGGGAAACGGGATTGATAAAAGTATAGAGTTAATTAATGAAATTTGTTCGAAAGAAGAGATATCAGGAATTTATATAAATAGATATGCTCAAGAGATACTTGAGAGGTTAACTAAAAAAGTTTTAAAAGATAAAAAAATAGTAACCAATGGAATAAGTAAGAATCTAAAAAAATTGATAAAAAAGAGAGTTGTTACTGCTACAGTGATGGAAGAGATAGTAACTGAAGGTTACAATGCAGGAAAGAAGATGTTTGATATTCTCTATCGTGATAAAGAATATGACGGAAATTGGGAAATATCTAAATCACACATTTTATTTCTTGAAAACTTAGAAGGATAAAAGTTTGTATTAAAATAGATTAACACTAAAAAGTATTATGGGAGGTTTATTTATGAAAAAATCATTAAAAGCATTAGGTTTAGGAATGTTATTTGGAGTAATGACAACAGCAGCACTTGCGGCAGAATTTGATCTTAAAATGGGAATGGTTGCAGGAACATCATCAAATGAATACAAAGCAGCAGAATTCTTCGCTAATAAAGTAAAAGAAAAATCAAATGGAAGAATTGAAATAGCTCTTTTCCCTAACGGACAACTTGGAGACGACAGAAGCATGATCGAACAAATCGCTGGTGGAGCTCTAGACTTTACATTTACTGAAATTGGAAGATTCTCTATATTCTATCCAGAAGCTGAAGTATATGTATTACCTTATATGATTAAAGACTTTGCTCATGTTCAAAGAGCTACTTTTGATACTGAATTTGGTAAAAATCTTATGACTAAAGTTCATGATGATTTAGGAATTACAATTCTTTCTCAAGCTTACAATGGAACAAGACAAACTACATCAAATAAAGCAATCAATACTCTTGCAGATATGAAAGGACTTAAATTAAGAGTTCCAAATGCACCATCAAACTTAAACTATGCAAAATATACTGGAGCTGCTCCTACACCAATGGCATTCTCAGAAGTATATCTAGCTCTTCAAACAAACTCTGTTGATGGACAAGAAAACCCATTATCAGCTGTAAGAGCTCAAAAATTCTATGAAGTTCAACCATACCTAGCAATGACTAACCACATTTTAAATGACCAATTATATGTAGTTGGAAACATGACTATGGAAGAATTACCAGAAGATCTTCAAAAAGTAGTTAAAGATGCAGCAGAAGAAGCAGCTAAATATCATACTCAATTATTCGTTGAAGAAGAAGCTAGCTTAAAAGACTTCTTTAAACAAAATGGAGTAACTATTACTGAACCAGCTCTTGGAGATTTCGAAAAAGCAATGCAACCAGTTTACGACGAATACATTAAGAAAAATGGAAAAATTGGAGAAGATGCTATAAATCAAATTAACGCAGTTAAATAATTAAAGTAAAAAATTAAGGTGGGAAAAAATGAAAGTGTTTGATAAGTTAGAAGAATGGGTTGGAGGAACACTGTTCGTAATAATGTTTATTGTTCTTGTAATGCAAATTACAGCAAGACAAGTATTAGGAACACCTCTTATGTGGAGTGAAGAATTATCTAGTTTAATATTTACATATGTTGGAATGTTAGGAATTAGTATGGGTATAAGAAGTCAACAACACGTATTGATTGACTTCCTATTTACAAGATTTTCTCCTAAAGTTCAAAAGGTAGTATTTACATTAACACAAATGATAATTTTTGTTTGTATTATCTTTATGGGATATCTTGGAAATCTTTTATATCAAAAGAAATGGATATTTGAATTAGTTTCATTAAAAATTTCTGCTGGTTGGATGTATTTAGCACTACCAATAGTTTCAATACTAATGATGGTTCGTTTCTTCCAAGCATACAAAGAAAATTATGATAATAAAAGAGTATTAATTAGTCCATATGTATTTTTAGCTGCACTTGTAGTTATAGTTGGATTAATAGCTTATGATCCAAAAGTATTTAAAGTATTAAGATTATCTAATTACTATAAGTTTGGAGAGATATCAGGATTTGTAACTATTGCAGTATGGTTAGTAATGATATTTGCAGGAGTTCCAGTAGGATGGTCTCTAATGGCAGCAACAATATTCTACTTTGCTGTAACAAGATGGAATGTATTATATTTTGCTTCTGCAAAACTTGTAGATAGTTTAAATAGCTTCAGTCTTCTAAGTGTACCATTCTTTGTACTTACAGGAATATTGATGAATGGTTCTGGAATTACAGAAAGAATCTTCAACTTTGCTAAAGCACTATTAGGACACTATACTGGAGGAATGGGACATGTTAACGTAGCAGCGTCACTTATCTTCTCAGGAATGTCAGGATCAGCTATAGCAGATGCTGGAGGATTAGGACAACTTGAAATCAAAGCAATGAGAGATGAAGGATATGATGATGATATTTGTGGAGGAATTACAGCAGCTTCATGTATAATTGGACCTCTAGTTCCACCTAGTATCAGTATGATAGTTTATGGAGTTATTGCTAACCAATCAATAGCAAAACTATTCCTTGCAGGATTTGTTCCAGGAGTTTTAACAACAATAGCTCTAATGATAATGAACTATTTTGTTTGTAAAAAAAGAGGATATAGAAAAGCTAAAAAAGCTACTTTCAAAGAACAAGTAGAAGCTTTCAAAAAATCTTTCTGGGCATTATTAACTCCATTCATTATAATTGGAGGAATCTTCTCTGGATTATTTACTCCTACAGAAGCAGCAGTAATTGCAGCACTATATTCAGTTTTCTTAGGAGCATTTATCTATAAAGAATTAACTATAAAATCATTCTTCCAACACTGTGTTGAAGCAATGGCAATCAGTGGAGTTACAGTATTAATGATCATTACTGTTACATTCTTTGGAGATATGATTGCAAGAGAACAAATTGCAATGAAAATAGCTGAAGTATTTATGACATATGCAAGTTCTCCATTAACAGTTCTTGTAATGATCAACTTACTACTATTATTCTTAGGAATGTTTATTGATGCATTAGCACTTCAATTTCTAGTATTACCAATGCTTATACCAGTAGCAGAACAAGTTGGTATAGATCTAGTATTCTTTGGAGTAATGACTACATTAAATATGATGATAGGAATTCTTACTCCGCCAATGGGAATGGCACTATTCGTAGTTGCTCAAGTTGGAAAAATGTCAGTAAGTACAGTTACAAAAGGAGTTATTCCATTCTTATTACCAATATTCTTAACATTAGTATTTATAACAGTATTCCCAGGAATCATAACATTCCTACCTAATTTGATAATGGGATAAAAAAAGAGAGGTAAATCAAATGCCATTAAGTGTAGATATGCCATTAGAACAACTAAAAAAATATGAGGGTATCAGCCCAAAACCTCAAGACTTTGACCTTTATTGGTCAAGGTCTTTAGAGGAACTAAAAGAACTTCCAAAAAAATTCAGAATAGAGAAAAATGACTTTGAAACACCATATTGTGAATGTTTTGATTTGTATTTTCAAGGGGTTGAAGATGCAACAATTCATGTAAAATATTTGAAACCTAAGAATATAAAAGAAGGAGAGAAGATCCCTGCAATATTAGAGTTTCATGGTTATGGTGGATGCAGTAAAGACTGGACATATAAACTTCCATATGTAGCTTGTAATATAGCTGTTTTCTCTATGGAATGTAGAGGCCAAATGGGAGATTCTACTGATAGTTTTGGAGTTGATAATCACTTTAGAACTTGTAATTTAATAAGAGGTGTAATGACACCAGAAAATTTATATTATAAGAAAGTATTTTTAGATGCTGTGAGATTGGCTGAAATAGTAATGGGATTTGAGTTTATAAATAATAAAAATGTAGGGACAATGGGCTATTCTCAAGGTGGGGGAATAGCTCTTGCTCTTGCAGCACTAAGGCCAGATATAAAAAGTGTTTTTGCTGTGTATCCATTTTTAAGTGATTATTTAAGATGTTGGAACATGGATACAGGAGCAGCTTATGAGGAGATCAAAGATTATTTTAGACAGAGAGATCCTCAACATAAAAAAGAAAAAGAGTTTTTTAATAATTTAGGGTATGTTGATATAGAAAATATGGCTCATTGGATAAGAGCCGATGTTACAATGACAACTGGTTTAATGGATAAAACTTGTCCCCCATCAACTCAATTTGCTACATATAACAAATTGGTTTGTAAGAAGAGACATCTTATATTTCCAGAGTATGGACACGAGGATATGTTAAATGGCTTACATGATGAAAATATATTGTGGGCATTGGAACTTTTAAAAAAATAGTAAAAACAAGGAGAAAAAATTGAAGATAGTAGGAATAGATATTGGTGGAACAATGATAAAATATGGATTGATATCTTTAACTGGAGAGATATTAGCTAGTGGAGAGACATCAACTGAAGCCGATAAGGGAGTAGAAAATCTTTTCAATAAACTTGTAACTATAGTTGAAAGTTATTCAAAAGAGGAGATACTAGGAATAGCAGTATCTGGTACAGGACAAATAGATGGAAGTATAGGAAAAGTTGTTGGTGGAAATGATATTATCCCTGGGTGGATAGGAACAAACTTAGTTGAGAGATTAGAAAATAAATTTTCTCTACCTGCTGTTTTAGAAAATGATGTAAACTGTGCAGCATTAGGTGAAAAATGGCTAGGAGCAGGAAGAGGAGAAAAG comes from uncultured Fusobacterium sp. and encodes:
- a CDS encoding cyclically-permuted mutarotase family protein, giving the protein MKKFVFAAIVSALVLTGCSSNNVRTAGVERKVTWEYAGSLPAQKGFEHNIGTAGVLSGVLEGKYVVVGGGANFPYDSVLNGGAKKLYSDVYLLEEKDNKLEVVEHINLDNEIGYGASVTVENGVYYIGGSANADADNDILFLSMKDGKLNAEKVGDLPFTLQNGAAVEHNGKLYVMSGKQGGKATNKMYSYDLATKEVVELAPVPGQATRTQAVSQVLNGNLYVFSGGDAIAYTDGYKYDFDKNEWTEVASVELNGKGISLLGANSVKLNDKEMLVIGGFNKEVYDNAVANLGSLKGEALANFRAGYFGADPAEFNWNREVLVYNAEANTWKSLGQIPFDAPCGEGLAVIGNKIFSINGEVKPGVRTPRMYTGTLLAK
- a CDS encoding LacI family DNA-binding transcriptional regulator; the encoded protein is MITQKEIAEKLGISRTTVARAINGSSLIKEETKKKILELVKEMNYEKNLIGSSLAIRKPKLIYGLVIESKNEFYTQEIIRGLENASKEYGAYNYKIKIQTTDINDPETQIDKLKELLKNEEIDGIIITPLNKEKIYDLLKPYLEKIKVISVGIRLHEEIPHIGPDHKKQGKIAGAIISSLLRKNEKLLVLDNGDDRISSKMYLEGFVERVAETEIKLVGPFLGNGIDKSIELINEICSKEEISGIYINRYAQEILERLTKKVLKDKKIVTNGISKNLKKLIKKRVVTATVMEEIVTEGYNAGKKMFDILYRDKEYDGNWEISKSHILFLENLEG
- a CDS encoding sialic acid TRAP transporter substrate-binding protein SiaP, with protein sequence MKKSLKALGLGMLFGVMTTAALAAEFDLKMGMVAGTSSNEYKAAEFFANKVKEKSNGRIEIALFPNGQLGDDRSMIEQIAGGALDFTFTEIGRFSIFYPEAEVYVLPYMIKDFAHVQRATFDTEFGKNLMTKVHDDLGITILSQAYNGTRQTTSNKAINTLADMKGLKLRVPNAPSNLNYAKYTGAAPTPMAFSEVYLALQTNSVDGQENPLSAVRAQKFYEVQPYLAMTNHILNDQLYVVGNMTMEELPEDLQKVVKDAAEEAAKYHTQLFVEEEASLKDFFKQNGVTITEPALGDFEKAMQPVYDEYIKKNGKIGEDAINQINAVK
- a CDS encoding TRAP transporter large permease subunit translates to MKVFDKLEEWVGGTLFVIMFIVLVMQITARQVLGTPLMWSEELSSLIFTYVGMLGISMGIRSQQHVLIDFLFTRFSPKVQKVVFTLTQMIIFVCIIFMGYLGNLLYQKKWIFELVSLKISAGWMYLALPIVSILMMVRFFQAYKENYDNKRVLISPYVFLAALVVIVGLIAYDPKVFKVLRLSNYYKFGEISGFVTIAVWLVMIFAGVPVGWSLMAATIFYFAVTRWNVLYFASAKLVDSLNSFSLLSVPFFVLTGILMNGSGITERIFNFAKALLGHYTGGMGHVNVAASLIFSGMSGSAIADAGGLGQLEIKAMRDEGYDDDICGGITAASCIIGPLVPPSISMIVYGVIANQSIAKLFLAGFVPGVLTTIALMIMNYFVCKKRGYRKAKKATFKEQVEAFKKSFWALLTPFIIIGGIFSGLFTPTEAAVIAALYSVFLGAFIYKELTIKSFFQHCVEAMAISGVTVLMIITVTFFGDMIAREQIAMKIAEVFMTYASSPLTVLVMINLLLLFLGMFIDALALQFLVLPMLIPVAEQVGIDLVFFGVMTTLNMMIGILTPPMGMALFVVAQVGKMSVSTVTKGVIPFLLPIFLTLVFITVFPGIITFLPNLIMG
- a CDS encoding acetylxylan esterase is translated as MPLSVDMPLEQLKKYEGISPKPQDFDLYWSRSLEELKELPKKFRIEKNDFETPYCECFDLYFQGVEDATIHVKYLKPKNIKEGEKIPAILEFHGYGGCSKDWTYKLPYVACNIAVFSMECRGQMGDSTDSFGVDNHFRTCNLIRGVMTPENLYYKKVFLDAVRLAEIVMGFEFINNKNVGTMGYSQGGGIALALAALRPDIKSVFAVYPFLSDYLRCWNMDTGAAYEEIKDYFRQRDPQHKKEKEFFNNLGYVDIENMAHWIRADVTMTTGLMDKTCPPSTQFATYNKLVCKKRHLIFPEYGHEDMLNGLHDENILWALELLKK